A genomic region of Serratia fonticola contains the following coding sequences:
- the infB gene encoding translation initiation factor IF-2: MTTDVTVKSLAAEIQTSVDRLVQQFADAGINKSETDSVTQQEKETLLAHLNREHGSAPGKLTLQRKTRSTLNIPSTGGKSKSVQIEVRKKRTYVNRDTQEAQQAEAAEQAQREAEEQARREAEELAKREAEAKRAAEEQAKREAAEIAKRNSAEKEKVTNQHTDEMTKPAQAEKARREAEAAELKRKAEEEVRRKVEEDAKRVAEEARRMAEENGEKWAEAEAASAAVETADYHVTTSQHARAAEDENDAKVEGERRSRTRGGKATKQKKGNKLSESKADREEARAVTRGGKGKRKPSTLQQGFNKPAQVVNRDVVIGETITVAELANKMAVKGSQVIKTMMKLGAMATINQVIDQETAQLVAEEMGHKVILRRENELEEALMSDRDTGAAAEPRAPVVTIMGHVDHGKTSLLDYIRSTKVAVGEAGGITQHIGAYHVETENGMITFLDTPGHAAFTSMRARGAQATDIVVLVVAADDGVMPQTIEAIQHAQAAKVPLVVAVNKIDKPEADPDRVKQELSQYGVMPEEWGGEAQFVHVSAKAGTGIDELLNAILLQAEVLELKAVRSGMASGVVIESFLDKGRGPVATVLVQEGTLNKGDIVLCGFEYGRVRAMRDELGREVTSAGPSIPVEILGLSSVPAAGDEATVVRDEKKAREVALYRQGKFREVKLARQQKSKLENMFSNMTEGEVSELNIVLKTDVQGTCEAISDSLQKLSTDEVKVKIVGSGVGGITETDATLAAASNAIILGFNVRADASARRVIEAESLDLRYYSVIYNLIDEVKQAMSGMLAPEYKQQIIGLAEVRDVFKSPKFGAVAGCMVTEGTIKRHNPIRVLRDNVVIYEGELESLRRFKDDVNEVRNGMECGIGVKNYNDVRVGDMIEVFEVIEIQRTIA, encoded by the coding sequence ATGACGACAGATGTAACCGTAAAATCGCTGGCAGCAGAGATTCAGACTTCGGTTGATCGCCTGGTACAGCAGTTTGCTGATGCAGGGATTAACAAGTCTGAAACCGACTCTGTGACCCAGCAAGAGAAAGAAACCTTGCTGGCGCACCTGAACCGTGAACACGGTAGTGCGCCGGGTAAACTTACGTTGCAGCGTAAAACGCGCAGCACGTTGAACATTCCGAGCACCGGCGGTAAAAGTAAATCGGTGCAAATTGAGGTCCGCAAGAAACGCACTTATGTAAATCGCGATACGCAAGAAGCCCAACAGGCTGAAGCGGCAGAGCAGGCACAGCGTGAAGCGGAAGAGCAGGCAAGGCGCGAAGCGGAAGAGCTAGCGAAACGCGAAGCAGAAGCGAAGCGCGCAGCCGAAGAGCAAGCCAAACGTGAGGCCGCGGAGATTGCTAAGCGTAATTCAGCGGAAAAAGAAAAAGTGACCAATCAACATACCGACGAAATGACCAAGCCAGCTCAGGCAGAAAAAGCACGCCGTGAAGCCGAAGCCGCTGAACTGAAACGTAAAGCGGAAGAAGAAGTACGACGTAAGGTTGAAGAAGACGCCAAACGCGTTGCAGAAGAAGCACGCCGTATGGCCGAAGAGAACGGTGAAAAGTGGGCAGAAGCAGAAGCCGCAAGCGCTGCGGTTGAAACTGCCGACTATCACGTCACCACCTCACAGCATGCCCGTGCTGCTGAAGACGAAAACGATGCCAAAGTTGAAGGTGAACGTCGCAGCCGTACTCGTGGTGGTAAAGCAACCAAGCAGAAGAAAGGCAACAAACTCTCTGAGTCCAAAGCCGATCGTGAAGAAGCTCGCGCTGTTACCCGTGGCGGTAAAGGCAAGCGTAAGCCAAGCACCCTGCAGCAGGGCTTTAACAAGCCAGCCCAGGTGGTGAACCGTGACGTAGTGATCGGCGAAACCATCACCGTTGCCGAATTGGCGAACAAAATGGCGGTAAAAGGCTCTCAGGTCATCAAAACCATGATGAAACTGGGCGCAATGGCCACCATTAACCAGGTCATCGATCAGGAAACTGCACAGCTGGTTGCCGAAGAGATGGGCCACAAAGTTATCCTGCGCCGTGAAAACGAGCTGGAAGAAGCGCTGATGAGCGACCGTGACACGGGGGCCGCAGCCGAGCCGCGTGCGCCGGTTGTGACCATCATGGGGCACGTTGACCACGGTAAAACCTCACTGCTTGACTACATCCGCTCCACCAAAGTGGCGGTGGGTGAAGCCGGTGGTATTACCCAGCACATCGGTGCTTACCACGTAGAAACCGAAAACGGCATGATCACCTTCCTGGATACCCCAGGTCACGCAGCCTTTACCTCAATGCGTGCTCGTGGTGCTCAGGCGACCGACATCGTGGTTCTGGTGGTTGCTGCCGACGACGGCGTGATGCCACAAACCATCGAAGCTATTCAGCATGCGCAAGCAGCGAAAGTGCCTTTGGTGGTTGCGGTTAACAAAATCGACAAACCAGAAGCCGATCCGGATCGCGTTAAGCAAGAACTGTCTCAGTACGGCGTTATGCCTGAAGAGTGGGGCGGTGAGGCACAGTTCGTCCACGTATCCGCGAAAGCCGGTACCGGTATCGACGAACTGCTGAACGCCATCCTGCTGCAAGCCGAAGTTCTGGAGCTGAAAGCGGTGCGTAGCGGTATGGCAAGCGGCGTCGTGATCGAATCCTTCCTGGATAAAGGCCGTGGCCCAGTGGCGACCGTGCTGGTTCAGGAAGGTACGCTGAACAAGGGCGATATCGTCCTGTGTGGTTTCGAATATGGCCGCGTGCGTGCGATGCGTGACGAACTGGGCCGTGAAGTGACCTCTGCCGGTCCTTCTATCCCGGTAGAGATCCTGGGCCTGTCCAGCGTACCTGCTGCGGGTGATGAAGCTACTGTCGTACGTGACGAGAAGAAAGCACGTGAAGTTGCACTGTACCGTCAAGGCAAGTTCCGTGAAGTTAAGCTGGCCCGTCAGCAGAAATCCAAGCTGGAAAACATGTTCTCCAACATGACCGAAGGCGAAGTTTCTGAGCTGAACATCGTGCTGAAAACTGACGTTCAGGGGACCTGTGAAGCGATCTCTGATTCACTGCAGAAACTGTCTACCGACGAAGTGAAAGTGAAGATTGTCGGGTCTGGCGTCGGGGGTATCACCGAAACCGACGCAACGCTGGCTGCGGCATCCAACGCTATCATCCTGGGCTTCAACGTTCGTGCCGATGCTTCTGCACGCCGCGTGATTGAAGCAGAAAGTCTGGATCTGCGTTATTACTCCGTCATCTATAATCTGATCGACGAAGTGAAGCAGGCGATGAGCGGTATGTTGGCGCCTGAGTACAAACAGCAGATCATCGGCCTGGCTGAAGTGCGTGACGTATTCAAATCACCTAAATTCGGCGCGGTTGCCGGCTGTATGGTGACTGAAGGTACCATCAAGCGTCACAACCCAATCCGCGTCCTGCGCGACAACGTGGTTATCTACGAAGGTGAGCTGGAATCCCTGCGCCGCTTCAAAGATGACGTTAACGAAGTGCGTAACGGCATGGAGTGTGGTATCGGCGTTAAGAACTACAACGACGTTCGCGTTGGCGATATGATCGAAGTGTTCGAAGTTATCGAGATCCAACGCACTATCGCGTAA
- the secG gene encoding preprotein translocase subunit SecG, giving the protein MYEALLVIFLLISIGLVALIMLQQGKGADMGASFGAGASGTLFGSTGSGNFMTRMTAVLATLFFVISLILGNLSSNPSKKGSEWENLGQPVKTEQTSAPAAPAKPSSDIPQ; this is encoded by the coding sequence ATGTACGAAGCTCTTCTGGTAATTTTCTTGCTGATTTCAATCGGGCTGGTTGCTCTGATTATGCTGCAGCAAGGTAAAGGCGCTGATATGGGAGCCTCATTCGGAGCTGGTGCTTCAGGCACACTCTTCGGATCGACCGGTTCAGGCAACTTTATGACCCGCATGACGGCTGTATTGGCGACGCTGTTTTTCGTCATCAGTCTGATCCTGGGCAACCTGAGCAGCAACCCAAGCAAGAAAGGCAGCGAGTGGGAAAACCTGGGTCAGCCAGTGAAAACTGAGCAGACTAGCGCCCCGGCGGCACCAGCCAAGCCGAGCAGCGATATCCCGCAGTAA
- the rimP gene encoding ribosome maturation factor RimP, which translates to MSTLEQKLTEMLSAPVEALGFELVGIEFIRARQSTLRIYIDSDNGINVDDCADVSHQVSAVLDVEDPITVAYNLEVSSPGLDRPMFTAEHYQRFIGEEVSVVLRMAIQNRRKWQGIIKSVEGEMITVTVEGKDEVFALSNIQKANLVPHF; encoded by the coding sequence TTGTCCACATTAGAGCAAAAGTTAACAGAGATGCTTTCCGCACCGGTAGAGGCGTTGGGCTTTGAGCTCGTAGGCATCGAATTTATTCGGGCGCGCCAGTCGACACTACGCATCTATATTGATAGTGACAACGGAATCAATGTTGATGATTGTGCTGATGTCAGCCACCAGGTCAGCGCTGTACTGGACGTCGAAGACCCCATTACGGTCGCTTACAACTTGGAAGTCTCCTCTCCTGGCCTTGATCGTCCTATGTTCACCGCAGAACACTACCAGCGTTTTATCGGTGAAGAAGTCAGCGTTGTTCTGCGTATGGCGATACAAAACCGCCGTAAGTGGCAGGGCATCATCAAGTCTGTTGAAGGCGAGATGATCACGGTTACTGTGGAAGGGAAAGATGAAGTGTTCGCGCTGAGCAACATTCAGAAAGCGAACCTGGTACCCCACTTTTAA
- the nusA gene encoding transcription termination factor NusA — translation MNKEILAVVEAVSNEKSLPREKIFEALETALATATKKKYEQEIDVRVSIDRKTGDFDTFRRWVAVDEVTQPTREITLEAAQYEDPSIELGGYIEDQIESVTFDRITTQTAKQVIVQKVREAERAMVVDAFREHEGEIVTGVVKKVNRDSIALDLGSNAEAVIGREDMLPRENFRPGDRIRGVLYAVRPEARGAQLFVSRSSPDMLKELFRIEVPEIGEEVIEIKAAARDPGSRAKIAVKTNDKRIDPVGACVGMRGARVQAVSSELGGERIDIILWDDNPAQFVINAMAPADVASIVVDEDKCTMDIAVEASNLAQAIGRNGQNVRLASQLLKQHRDDDRWELNVMTADDLQAKHQAEAHAAIDTFTKYLDIDEDFATVLVEEGFSTLEELAYVPIKELLEIDGLDEDTVEALRDRAKAALTTLALAQEESLGDQKPADDLLNLPGLERSMAFKLAARGVCTLEDLAEQGVDDLADIEGLSDEQAGELIMAARNICWFGDNA, via the coding sequence ATGAACAAAGAGATTCTGGCTGTTGTTGAAGCTGTTTCCAATGAAAAATCCCTTCCGCGTGAGAAGATTTTCGAAGCGCTGGAAACCGCATTAGCCACCGCAACCAAGAAAAAATATGAGCAGGAAATCGACGTGCGTGTCAGCATTGACCGCAAAACCGGCGATTTCGACACCTTCCGTCGCTGGGTTGCTGTTGATGAAGTGACTCAACCTACGCGTGAAATCACGTTGGAAGCTGCGCAATACGAAGATCCGTCCATCGAACTGGGCGGTTATATCGAAGATCAGATCGAATCCGTCACCTTTGACCGTATCACCACCCAGACTGCCAAGCAGGTTATCGTGCAGAAAGTGCGTGAAGCCGAGCGTGCGATGGTGGTTGATGCTTTCCGCGAACACGAGGGTGAAATCGTCACCGGTGTGGTGAAAAAGGTTAATCGTGACAGCATCGCACTGGATCTGGGGAGCAACGCTGAAGCGGTTATTGGCCGTGAAGACATGCTGCCACGTGAAAACTTCCGCCCGGGTGACCGTATCCGTGGTGTGCTGTACGCAGTACGTCCAGAAGCGCGCGGTGCGCAGCTGTTCGTCAGCCGTTCCAGCCCGGATATGCTCAAAGAGCTGTTCCGTATTGAAGTGCCGGAAATCGGTGAAGAAGTGATCGAAATTAAAGCGGCAGCCCGTGATCCTGGCTCCCGCGCAAAAATTGCCGTTAAAACCAACGACAAGCGTATCGACCCGGTCGGTGCCTGTGTTGGTATGCGCGGTGCCCGCGTCCAGGCCGTTTCCAGCGAGCTTGGCGGGGAGCGTATTGATATCATCCTGTGGGATGATAACCCTGCACAGTTTGTCATTAACGCCATGGCCCCGGCAGACGTTGCCTCGATTGTGGTGGACGAAGACAAGTGCACGATGGACATCGCCGTCGAAGCCAGCAATCTGGCACAGGCGATCGGCCGTAATGGCCAAAACGTGCGTTTAGCCTCCCAACTGTTGAAACAGCATCGTGATGATGATCGTTGGGAACTGAACGTGATGACGGCGGATGATCTGCAAGCCAAGCATCAGGCTGAAGCTCATGCCGCCATTGATACCTTCACCAAGTATCTTGATATCGACGAAGATTTCGCCACCGTTCTGGTCGAGGAAGGCTTCTCAACGCTGGAAGAACTGGCTTACGTGCCAATCAAAGAGCTGCTGGAAATCGACGGACTGGATGAAGATACGGTTGAAGCGTTGCGCGATCGCGCCAAAGCTGCATTGACCACGCTGGCCCTGGCTCAAGAAGAAAGCCTGGGCGATCAAAAACCTGCTGATGATTTGCTCAACCTTCCTGGTCTTGAGCGCAGCATGGCCTTTAAACTGGCCGCGCGTGGGGTTTGTACGCTGGAAGATCTTGCCGAGCAGGGTGTTGACGATCTGGCTGATATTGAAGGGCTTAGCGATGAGCAGGCCGGCGAGCTGATTATGGCCGCACGTAATATCTGTTGGTTTGGCGACAACGCGTAA
- the glmM gene encoding phosphoglucosamine mutase produces MSERKYFGTDGIRGKVGDSPITPEFVLKLGWAAGKVLARHGSRKIIIGKDTRISGYMLESALEAGLAAAGLSASFTGPMPTPAVAYLTRTFRAEAGIVISASHNPFYDNGIKFFSIDGAKLPDDVEEAIEAEMEKPLTCVESAELGKASRIVDAAGRYIEFCKGTFPSELSLNGLKIVVDCANGATYHIAPSVLRELGATVIPIGCEPDGMNINEECGATDVRQLQARVLEEKAHVGLAFDGDGDRVMMVDHLGHKVDGDQILYIIAREGLRQGQLRGGAVGTLMSNMGLELALKQLGIPFARAKVGDRYVLEKLQELGWRIGAENSGHVILLDKTTTGDGIVAGLQVLTAMVRNNMSLHDLCSGMKLLPQILVNVRFAGEHNPLESEAVLKVTEQVEAELAGRGRVLLRKSGTEPLIRVMVEGEDEQQVIALAHRIADAVKLAG; encoded by the coding sequence ATGAGCGAGCGCAAATATTTTGGTACCGATGGTATCCGCGGTAAAGTCGGTGACAGCCCGATCACCCCGGAGTTCGTCCTCAAGCTGGGTTGGGCGGCCGGTAAAGTATTGGCGCGCCATGGCTCCCGTAAAATCATTATCGGTAAGGATACGCGTATTTCTGGCTATATGCTGGAGTCGGCATTGGAAGCAGGCCTGGCGGCAGCTGGGCTTTCTGCCTCGTTTACCGGCCCGATGCCAACGCCTGCGGTGGCTTATCTGACCCGAACTTTCCGTGCGGAAGCCGGAATTGTGATTTCTGCTTCGCATAATCCGTTCTACGATAACGGCATTAAATTCTTCTCCATCGATGGGGCCAAATTGCCGGATGATGTGGAAGAAGCGATCGAAGCGGAGATGGAAAAACCGCTGACCTGCGTAGAGTCTGCCGAATTGGGTAAGGCCAGCCGCATTGTCGATGCCGCCGGGCGCTATATCGAATTCTGTAAAGGTACTTTCCCTAGCGAGCTGAGCCTGAACGGGTTGAAAATTGTGGTGGACTGCGCCAACGGCGCAACTTATCACATTGCCCCAAGCGTTCTGCGCGAATTAGGTGCCACAGTGATCCCCATCGGCTGTGAGCCTGATGGTATGAACATCAATGAAGAGTGTGGCGCGACCGATGTACGTCAGCTCCAGGCACGGGTGCTGGAAGAGAAGGCACATGTCGGACTGGCCTTTGATGGCGATGGTGACCGCGTGATGATGGTGGATCATCTGGGCCACAAAGTCGATGGCGATCAGATCCTCTACATTATTGCCCGCGAAGGTTTGCGTCAGGGGCAGCTACGCGGTGGTGCCGTCGGGACCTTGATGAGCAATATGGGCCTGGAGTTGGCGCTGAAGCAGCTCGGCATCCCGTTTGCTCGCGCGAAAGTGGGCGACCGTTACGTGCTGGAAAAATTACAGGAGCTGGGTTGGCGTATTGGGGCAGAAAACTCCGGCCACGTGATTCTGTTGGATAAAACTACGACCGGTGACGGCATCGTTGCCGGTCTGCAGGTACTGACTGCCATGGTGCGCAACAACATGAGTCTGCATGACCTGTGCAGCGGCATGAAGTTGCTGCCACAGATCTTGGTCAACGTGCGCTTTGCTGGTGAACACAACCCGCTGGAGTCCGAAGCGGTGTTGAAAGTGACTGAGCAGGTAGAGGCCGAGTTGGCTGGCCGAGGGCGCGTGCTACTGCGTAAATCAGGCACTGAACCGCTGATCCGCGTGATGGTGGAAGGCGAAGATGAACAGCAGGTTATTGCGTTGGCGCACCGTATTGCCGATGCGGTCAAGCTGGCAGGCTAA
- the folP gene encoding dihydropteroate synthase, whose translation MQLTVRDQILDLNHPQVMGILNVTPDSFSDGGQHNSLNDALLHAHALISAGATMIDVGGESTRPGAAEVSEEEEMARVVPVVEALAQRFEVFISVDTSKAGVIRESAKAGAHLINDVRSLQEPGALQAAAESGLPVCLMHMQGEPRTMQQAPHYDDLMADVNAFFQQHIDRCIAGGIAKQKLLLDPGFGFGKNLAHNYQLLARLAEFHHFGLPLLVGMSRKSMIGQLLNVPPAQRVIGSVACAVIAAMQGAQIIRVHDVKETVEAMRVVEATLSAKG comes from the coding sequence ATGCAGTTAACCGTGCGCGACCAGATCCTTGACCTCAACCACCCGCAGGTGATGGGGATCCTCAACGTTACTCCAGACTCTTTCTCCGATGGCGGGCAGCATAATTCCCTGAATGATGCTCTGCTGCACGCGCATGCGCTGATTTCGGCAGGCGCGACGATGATTGATGTTGGTGGAGAGTCCACCCGCCCAGGTGCGGCAGAAGTCAGTGAAGAAGAAGAGATGGCGCGCGTGGTGCCGGTGGTGGAAGCCTTGGCCCAGCGTTTTGAGGTCTTTATCTCAGTGGATACCTCAAAGGCCGGGGTGATCCGTGAATCCGCGAAAGCCGGTGCGCATCTGATCAACGACGTTCGCTCGCTGCAAGAGCCCGGCGCGTTGCAGGCCGCCGCCGAAAGCGGTCTGCCGGTCTGCCTGATGCATATGCAAGGTGAGCCGCGTACCATGCAACAGGCACCGCATTACGATGACCTGATGGCGGACGTTAATGCGTTTTTCCAGCAGCATATCGACCGCTGTATTGCAGGCGGCATAGCAAAACAGAAATTGTTACTCGACCCAGGCTTCGGTTTCGGTAAGAATTTAGCGCATAATTATCAGCTTCTGGCCCGGTTGGCGGAATTCCATCACTTCGGTTTGCCGTTGTTGGTTGGCATGTCGCGTAAATCAATGATTGGGCAACTGTTGAATGTGCCACCCGCTCAGCGGGTTATTGGTAGCGTTGCCTGCGCGGTGATTGCCGCAATGCAGGGGGCACAGATAATCAGAGTGCATGATGTAAAAGAAACCGTCGAGGCGATGCGTGTCGTCGAGGCAACACTTTCAGCAAAGGGATAG